The genomic window GACCTGCTGCGGCAGGGCTCCGACTGGCTCAGAATCCACGAGCCGCCATTTGCCCTGCCGCCCCGTGAAGATTGGCCCAATATCGTCGCTACCCTGCGGCTGGTCCGCGACGAGGTGGTACCCAATACCGGCCCCGTGCTCGTTGTTTCTGCCTATCGGACTGCGCGCTACACCCGCAAAGTGGGCGGCTCGGCCACCAGCCACCATCGGAATTTTTGCAGTGTGGACCTGGTGCCCAAATCCAATATCAGTCGCCGTGAGCTGGTTAACGAGCTGCAGACGATGCATGTGCGGATCGGTGCCGAGAGCCGGGCCGGGCTTGGTATCTATGGCGACGTCCGTTTCCATATCGATACTTGCGGCTATCGCCGCTGGTAATTCCTTTTGAGGAGCATGATCGACA from Microbulbifer aggregans includes these protein-coding regions:
- a CDS encoding D-Ala-D-Ala carboxypeptidase family metallohydrolase, whose product is MSATDQFTLLGREAHRHWRAERINWLVLTGIVLLLLLTIAGLWAVLYLQSVERPYVEVRGYRFADEATFQEFLRQGDNRARFAEFTTFLRESDVDMELIPPQDLLRQGSDWLRIHEPPFALPPREDWPNIVATLRLVRDEVVPNTGPVLVVSAYRTARYTRKVGGSATSHHRNFCSVDLVPKSNISRRELVNELQTMHVRIGAESRAGLGIYGDVRFHIDTCGYRRW